A section of the Delphinus delphis chromosome 1, mDelDel1.2, whole genome shotgun sequence genome encodes:
- the TMEM61 gene encoding transmembrane protein 61 gives MAARKTCDRGRVASTLCYCMTVTGMVVLVAGTLCFAWWSEEDAGAQPSQPALPTARPEPEAPGPLFRSVSFFCCGAGGLLLLLSLLWSVKANTKGPPRWDSYHLSRDLYYLTVEPLEKESRRTPEVVAIPTYEEVLHCRLAEGPLTPPAYPVEEDPEHSASGDALLGAQPPLPPPSYESLILADGGFSGETTLGAACSCPGPVQTAGEEVKGF, from the exons ACGTGTGACAGGGGCCGTGTGGCCTCCACCCTGTGCTACTGCATGACAGTCACCGGCATGGTGGTTCTGGTGGCCGGGACACTCTGCTTCGCCTGGTGGAGTGAAGAAGATGCAGGTGCCCAGCCCAGCCAGCCGGCTCTGCCCACAGCACGCCCTGAGCCTGAGGCCCCCGGTCCCCTGTTCAGGTCGGTCAGCTTCTTCTGCTGCGGTGCAGGTGGCCTGCTGCTGCTCCTCAGCCTGCTGTGGTCTGTCAAGGCCAACACCAAGGGGCCGCCTCGATGGGACTCATATCACCTCTCCAGAGACCTGTACTACCTCACTGTGGAGCCCTTGGAGAAGGAGAGCCGCAG GACCCCAGAGGTGGTTGCCATTCCCACTTACGAGGAGGTCTTGCACTGCCGACTGGCTGAGGGGCCCCTGACACCACCTGCATACCCCGTGGAGGAAGACCCGGAGCACAGTGCCTCGGGGGACGCCCTGCTTGGGGCCCAGCCCCCCTTGCCTCCGCCCAGCTACGAGAGCCTCATCCTCGCTGACGGTGGCTTCTCTGGAGAGACAACACTTGGGGCTGCATGCTCCTGCCCAGGCCCGGTTCAGACTGCAGGGGAGGAAGTTAAAGGCTTCTAG
- the BSND gene encoding barttin translates to MADEKTFRIGFIMLGLFLLALGTFLMSHDRPQVYGTFYAMGGVMVIGGVIWSMCQCYPKITFVPADSDFQGILSPKALGLLENGLTAEMKTPSPRTPYVRLWEEAAYDQSLPDFSHMQMKVMGYSEDPHPVLAPKPGRPQPGASDGGEGGPRDPQALLEAAVVIHRGSDQDEGERDPSQGRPGPPTCPQGPAPLASFQDDLDVGSSEGSSPNLAPSEGAEPRPATPEPQACRCRLDRFHDFALIDAPTLEDVPPEKQLQVAALPSSCQRPPRTKREEEEASDAGTEESEQEEEDLYYGLPDSPGDPLPDKELDFEPDAQG, encoded by the exons ATGGCTGATGAGAAGACCTTCCGCATCGGCTTCATCATGCTGGGGCTCTTCCTGCTGGCCCTCGGCACATTCCTCATGAGCCACGACCGGCCCCAGGTCTACGGCACCTTCTACGCCATGGGCGGTGTCATGGTGATCGGGGGTGTCATCTGGAGCATGTGCCAGTGCTACCCCAAG ATCACCTTCGTACCTGCTGACTCTGACTTCCAAGGCATCCTGTCACCGAAGGCGCTGGGCCTGCTGGAAAATGGGCTCACTGCTGAGATGAAGA CGCCCAGCCCCCGGACCCCCTACGTCAGGCTGTGGGAGGAAGCCGCCTACGACCAGAGCCTGCCGGACTTCAGCCACATGCAGATGAAGGTCATGGGCTACAGTGAAGACCCCCACCCCGTCCTGGCTCCTAAGCCGGGACGGCCACAGCCAGGAGCCAGCGATGGAGGAGAAGGTGGCCCTCGCGACCCTCAGGCTTTGTTGGAAGCCGCCGTGGTCATCCACAGGGGCTCGGACCAGGACGAGGGAGAAAGAGACCCAAGTCAGGGCAGGCCCGG CCCCCCGACCTGTCCCCAGGGCCCTGCACCCTTGGCTTCCTTCCAAGATGACCTGGACGTGGGCTCCAGTGAGGGCAGCAGCCCCAACCTGGCACCATCTGAGGGGGCGGAGCCCCGGCCTGCAACCCCGGAGCCCCAGGCTTGCAGGTGCCGGCTGGACCGCTTCCATGACTTTGCCCTCATTGATGCCCCAACGTTGGAGGATGTGCCTCCAGAGAAGCAGCTACAGGTGGCAGCCCTGCCCAGCTCCTGCCAGAGACCCCCGAGGACAAAgcgggaggaagaggaggcttcAGACGCAGGTACAGAGGAGTCGGAACAGGAAGAGGAAGACTTGTACTACGGGCTTCCCGACAGCCCTGGGGACCCCCTTCCGGACAAGGAACTGGACTTTGAGCCCGACGCCCAGGGCTGA